CTGGCGCCAGGTGATGAAGGCCGGTGACGGGCCGCCGGCCGTGCTGCTGCCGGCACCCCACGCGGCCGTGCGCGCGCTGCTGGAACAGACCGGGCAGCCGGTGGGCGCCATCCGGGTGGATGACCGCGCCGAACCGGGCCAGGACCTTTATGCCGACCTGCGCCGCTGGGCCGACGACCGCGCGCCCGACCTGTTGCCGCAACTGGCCCGCGCCGCCACCGGCCTGCCCCTGTTCGACGGGGGCGACCTGGATGGCGCCATCGCGCGCCTGACGCGACCGCGCGTGCCGCTGCCGGGCGCCAATGGCGGCAGCCTGGTGATCGAACGGACGGAGGCGCTGACCGTCATCGACGTCAACGGTGGCGAACGCGGTGATCCCCTGGCGGTGAACCTGGCGGCGGTGCCGGAAATCGCGCGGCAATTGCGCCTGCGCAATGTCGGCGGTGTGGTGGTGGTGGACTTGATCACCCTGTCGCGGCCGTCCGACCGCGAACGCCTGATCCTGGCCTTGACCGGGGCGGTGGCGGATGACCCCGGCAATACCCAGGTATATGGCATGTCGCGCCTGGGCCTTGTGGAACTGACCCGCCAGCGGCGTGGCCCCTCGCTGCTGGACCTGGTGACGCCCGACGCGCCATCGGTCGATGACGACACCTTTTGATAGAGACCGCCTCACCATGACCGACCAGCCCATCCCCCTGAAGCCCCGCAAGTCCCGCGCGGCCTGCCCCGTCTGCGGCCGTCCGCCGGTGCCGGAGAAGAAGCCCTTCTGCTCGCAGCGCTGCGCCGACGTGGATCTGGGCCGCTGGCTGAACGAAAGCTATCGCGTGCCCGTGACCGAGGATACGGACGAGGACGGCGAGACGGCATCGGGACCGGAGCGGGACTGAACGAGGGGAGGGCGCGTCAGCGGGCGGCTGGCGCACCGTTTATGCCATCTGAACGGCATGGATGCGCGCGGGTATGAACACTCACAGAACCATGCGCGGACATGACCTGTAAAACCGACTGTAAAACTGCCCCAAGACGTGGGCAATTTTCAGGTCAGTTCTAAGTGAGATAAGTTGTTGATTTTAAAGGGAAATTAAAATGGTGCCCAGGGACGGAATCGAACCGCCGACACGGGGATTTTCAATCCCCTGCTCTACCAACTGAGCTACCTGGGCATCCAGGGGTACAGAGCGGACGCTATGTACCTGATCTCGCGTGGGTTTTTGAAACCCGTCGCCGCAGTTTGGTGTCTGCGGCGCGTCGAGGTGGGTGTATGTAGACAAGTCCGGCGGGCTTGTCCAGCCTCTTCATTCGGCCTTTTTCATATTTTTTGTAGGGCGTTGTTTCTCAAGGGAAAGATCGGCATTTGCCGGTGCTCAGCGGTTGACGTCCACCACCAGCCGGCCGCGTATTTTGCCGTCCAGCAGGTCCGGCGCGATGGCGATGGCCTCCGACAGGGCGATCTCGCGGGTCGCCAGCGCCAGCTTCTCCGGCGCCAGGTCGGTGGCCAGGCGTTGCCAGGCGGCGGTGCGCTGGGGCAGGGGGCAGGTCACGCTGTTGATGCCCACCAGGCTGACGCCGCGCAGGATGAAGGGCGCCACGGTGGCGGGGAAATCCATGCCGGCGGCCAGGCCGCAGGCGGTGACCACGCCGTTGTCGCGGGTGGCGGCGCAGATGTTGGCCAGGATGTGGCTGCCCACCGTGTCGACGGCGCCGGCCCAGCGCGCCTTGGCCAGGGGCTTGCCCGGGGCAGCCAGGGTGTCGCGGTCGATGATCTCGGCGGCCCCCAGCCGGGTCAGGTAGTCATGCTCCGCCGGCCGGCCGGTCACGGCGGCCACACGGTAGCCCAGCGTGGACAGCAGGGCCACGGCGACGCTGCCCACGCCGCCGGCCGCACCGCTGACCACGATGGCACCCTGGTCCGGCGTCACCCCCCATTTCTCCAGCGCCAGCACGCACAGCATGGCGGTGTAGCCCGCCGTGCCGATGGCCATGGCCCGGCGGGTGTCGATGCCGGCGGGCAGGGGCACCAGCCAGTCGCCGGGCACGCGCGCCCGCGTGGCCAGGCCGCCCCAGCGATCCTCCCCCACGCCCCAGCCGTTCAGCACCACCGCCTGGCCGGGCGCGAAGCCGGGGTGGGACGACTGTTCCACCGTGCCGGCGAAGTCCACGCCCGGCACCAGGGGAAAGCGGCGGATGATGGGCCCCCGGCCGGTGATGGCCAGCGCGTCCTTATAGTTCAGGGTGGAATAATCCACCCGCACCAGCACGTCGCCCGGCGGCAGGTCGCCTTCATCCAGCGGCCGCACCGAGGCGCGATAGGCGCCATCCATGTTCTCAACCAGCAATCCTGTGAACATATGTGCCTCCAGTAATTAGACCAATCGTCTAGGAAATGGCAAAAAAAGGGATCAGCACCCCAGCAGCCTGAAGAAGTGCTGGGCGAACCGGTCCAGCGGCTCGACCCGGCGTTCCAGCTTGGCGCGCAGCACCGCGCCTTCCCAACCCGTCCAGAAGAATTCGGCCAGGGCGTCGCAGTCGGCGGTGGGGGGGATCTGGCCGTCATCCCGGGCGGCGCGCAGGCAGGCGGCGGTACGGGCTTGCCAGTCGGCGAAGACGTCCAGCAGCCGCTGGCGATAGGCCTCCGGCAAGGCTGCCATCTCCTGCCCCAGATTGCCGATCAGGCAGCCGCGGCGGAAATCGTGCCGGGCCATGCCGGCCCGGGCGTCGTCGATGAACCGGCAGAAGCGGTCCAGGGGCGGGACCGTCTCCTCCCGGAAATGGCGGTCCAGCTTGGTCGCGAAATAGGCGGCATAGGCATCGATCAGCGCGGCGCCGAACGCCTCCTTGCTGTCGAAGTAATGATAGAAGGACCCCTTGGGCACGGCCGCCGCCGTCAGCACCTCATCCAGGCCGGTGGCGGCGAAGCCCTTCTCGGTTAGGGCGGCCACGCCAGCGCGCACCAGGGCGGCCCGGGTCTGGCTGGTGCCGGCCTGGTCTTTCGGCGGGCGTCCGCGACGGCGGAGGGGAACGGCGACGGTCATGGAATTTAATTAGACTGATCGTCTCTAAAATTCAACATGTCTGTTGGGGGCCGCCGCCGGAGGACGTGCTCCGGAAATTGAAAGGGCCGAGCTCCCCGCAAGGGAACCCGGCCCATTTGGCAGAAGGGGAACGCGTCAGGCAGCGCGCAGCTTGGCGAAGAAATCGGCCACGGCCTCCTGCAGGCGCGCGGATTCCTTGGCCAGGCTTTGCGAGGCGCCCAGCACCTGGGCCGAGGCGGCGGCCGTTTCCTCCGCCCCGTCGGCCACGGCGCCGATGTTGTTGGACACCAGCAGGGTGCCGCGTGAGGCCTCGGTCACGTTGCGGGTGATCTCCTGCGTGGCGGCGCCCTGTTCCTCCACCGCGGCGGCGATGACGGAGGTGCCGGCGCCGATGTCGCGGATGGTGGACTGGATCTGGCGGATGGCGTTGACCGCGTCCATCGTCTCCTGCTGGATGGCGGCCACCTGGACGCCGATGTCCTCTGTGGCCTTGGACGTCTGGTTGGCCAGGGCCTTCACCTCCGTCGCCACCACGGCGAAGCCCTTGCCGGCCTCACCGGCGCGGGCGGCCTCGATGGTGGCGTTCAGGGCCAGCAGGTTGGTCTGGCTGGCGATCTCCCGGATCAGGCCGATCACCGCCTCGATGCGTTGGGCGCCTTCGGCCAGGCCGTTGACGGTGCTGTCGGTGCGGGCAGCCTGCTGCACGGCGTCATCGGCCACGCCGGCGGATTGCAAGGCCTGGCGGCTGATCTCGCCGATGCTGGCCGTCAATTCCTCGGTCGCGGCAGCGACGGTCTGGACGTTGACCGAGGCCTCTTCCGCCCCTTGCGCCACCGCCTGCACCTGGCGGCGGTTGCCATCGACGATGCTGGTCAGGCGGGTGGCGGTCTGGCCCAGTTCCTCCGCCGCATGGGCGACGATATTCACCAGCTCGGACGAGATCCTGTCGAATTCCTCAATGTATTGTTCGCGCAGGCGGACGCGGGATTCGCGCCGCGCATCCTCCTGGCGTGCCTGTTCCGCCAGGTCGTCGGCACGGATCATGCTGTCGCGGAAGACGGCCACGGCCGCGGCCATGTGGCCGATCTCATCCCGCCGGTCGGCGCCGCTGATCACCACCTTCAAGTCGTGGTCGGCCAGGCGGCTCATGGTGTGGGTCATCTGGTTCAGCGGGTTCGACACCAGACGGATCAGGGCGTAGCCGGCCAGGCAACCCAGCAAGGCCCCCAGCAGCGAGGCGCCGATGACCACCGCCTTGGTGGCGGCATAGCTGCTGCGGCTGGCTTCCGCCGCCATGTCGGCACCGCGCACGTTCAGCTCGGCATCCTTCTGCAGCGCCTGGCGCAGCTTGGTGAAGGTTTCCAGCGTGTCCTTGCGGAAGAAGGTGACGGCCTCATCCATCTGGCCGGCGCGCGCCGTGGCCAGCAACTTCTCGTGCAGGGCCAGGTAGGCGGCCCAGTTGGCGCTGATGCTGTCGGCGATCGTGCGCTCCTCACCCGCGCCGATCAGCGGCTGATACTCCTGCCAGAATTTGTCATAGTCGGCCAGGGTGGCGCCGAAGCGCTTCTCCACTTCGTCGCGCATCGCCGGTTCCTTGACCAGCAGGTAGGATCCTTCCAACGAGCGGAAGCGCTCCGCCGCCTGT
The DNA window shown above is from Azospirillaceae bacterium and carries:
- a CDS encoding ribonuclease E/G translates to MARELHIDITASVAGPALRRAAVVTDGVLTDLYIDRLDRPALAGAVIRGRVARIVAGMNAAFIDIGTGRPGLLPAADVRVPQKGKGGEAKGRPAGRIEGPIGAALKAGQTVLVQVKADPVGAKGALLSMDIALPGRFLVHTPLAAGIHVSKRLGLGADAAAERARLTTVVRDAVPSGNGWPGGWIVRAAASGVPADRLALEAEALALDWRQVMKAGDGPPAVLLPAPHAAVRALLEQTGQPVGAIRVDDRAEPGQDLYADLRRWADDRAPDLLPQLARAATGLPLFDGGDLDGAIARLTRPRVPLPGANGGSLVIERTEALTVIDVNGGERGDPLAVNLAAVPEIARQLRLRNVGGVVVVDLITLSRPSDRERLILALTGAVADDPGNTQVYGMSRLGLVELTRQRRGPSLLDLVTPDAPSVDDDTF
- the yacG gene encoding DNA gyrase inhibitor YacG, with translation MTDQPIPLKPRKSRAACPVCGRPPVPEKKPFCSQRCADVDLGRWLNESYRVPVTEDTDEDGETASGPERD
- a CDS encoding oxidoreductase, with protein sequence MFTGLLVENMDGAYRASVRPLDEGDLPPGDVLVRVDYSTLNYKDALAITGRGPIIRRFPLVPGVDFAGTVEQSSHPGFAPGQAVVLNGWGVGEDRWGGLATRARVPGDWLVPLPAGIDTRRAMAIGTAGYTAMLCVLALEKWGVTPDQGAIVVSGAAGGVGSVAVALLSTLGYRVAAVTGRPAEHDYLTRLGAAEIIDRDTLAAPGKPLAKARWAGAVDTVGSHILANICAATRDNGVVTACGLAAGMDFPATVAPFILRGVSLVGINSVTCPLPQRTAAWQRLATDLAPEKLALATREIALSEAIAIAPDLLDGKIRGRLVVDVNR
- a CDS encoding TetR/AcrR family transcriptional regulator; this encodes MTVAVPLRRRGRPPKDQAGTSQTRAALVRAGVAALTEKGFAATGLDEVLTAAAVPKGSFYHYFDSKEAFGAALIDAYAAYFATKLDRHFREETVPPLDRFCRFIDDARAGMARHDFRRGCLIGNLGQEMAALPEAYRQRLLDVFADWQARTAACLRAARDDGQIPPTADCDALAEFFWTGWEGAVLRAKLERRVEPLDRFAQHFFRLLGC
- a CDS encoding MCP four helix bundle domain-containing protein — protein: MKNLSIRHKVILAFGAVLGVTVLLGLVALLQAARMNTAAMDIRDNWLPSTRSIGKLTQAAERFRSLEGSYLLVKEPAMRDEVEKRFGATLADYDKFWQEYQPLIGAGEERTIADSISANWAAYLALHEKLLATARAGQMDEAVTFFRKDTLETFTKLRQALQKDAELNVRGADMAAEASRSSYAATKAVVIGASLLGALLGCLAGYALIRLVSNPLNQMTHTMSRLADHDLKVVISGADRRDEIGHMAAAVAVFRDSMIRADDLAEQARQEDARRESRVRLREQYIEEFDRISSELVNIVAHAAEELGQTATRLTSIVDGNRRQVQAVAQGAEEASVNVQTVAAATEELTASIGEISRQALQSAGVADDAVQQAARTDSTVNGLAEGAQRIEAVIGLIREIASQTNLLALNATIEAARAGEAGKGFAVVATEVKALANQTSKATEDIGVQVAAIQQETMDAVNAIRQIQSTIRDIGAGTSVIAAAVEEQGAATQEITRNVTEASRGTLLVSNNIGAVADGAEETAAASAQVLGASQSLAKESARLQEAVADFFAKLRAA